From Actinomycetota bacterium, one genomic window encodes:
- a CDS encoding diphthine--ammonia ligase, which produces MKVFTSWSGGKETSLSCYKVMQKQDVKVAYLLNMISKDGKHSRSHGVSSTLLRLQARAIGIPIVQRKIAWENYEEEFKKAMSDFKKEDIRAGVFGDIDLQEHREWVERVCKEIGIRPILPLWKERREELLEEFIQVGFKAIVVATNADFLGKEWLGREINKGFIEELKALGNIDLCGEKGEYHTFVYAGPIFKNPVGFTVGEKVLEGKHWFLELVPK; this is translated from the coding sequence ATGAAAGTTTTTACTTCCTGGAGTGGCGGAAAAGAAACTTCTCTTTCCTGCTATAAGGTAATGCAAAAGCAGGATGTTAAAGTCGCTTATCTTTTAAATATGATTTCTAAAGATGGCAAACATTCCCGTTCCCATGGGGTTAGCTCGACTCTACTACGACTACAAGCAAGAGCAATAGGAATCCCTATTGTCCAGAGAAAGATCGCTTGGGAGAATTACGAAGAGGAATTCAAAAAAGCGATGTCTGATTTTAAAAAGGAAGATATCCGGGCTGGCGTATTTGGTGATATTGACCTTCAAGAGCACAGAGAGTGGGTGGAAAGGGTTTGTAAAGAAATAGGCATAAGGCCAATATTGCCATTATGGAAAGAGAGAAGAGAAGAATTGCTTGAGGAATTTATCCAAGTGGGTTTTAAAGCCATAGTCGTGGCTACTAATGCTGATTTTTTAGGTAAAGAATGGCTTGGACGAGAAATAAATAAAGGGTTTATAGAAGAGTTGAAAGCCTTGGGGAATATCGACCTCTGCGGTGAAAAGGGCGAATACCATACCTTTGTTTATGCTGGACCTATTTTTAAAAACCCTGTTGGGTTTACTGTTGGAGAAAAGGTTTTAGAGGGTAAACATTGGTTTTTGGAGCTTGTTCCCAAATAA
- a CDS encoding cob(I)yrinic acid a,c-diamide adenosyltransferase, whose product MKLKRGLIQIYTGDGKGKTTAAIGQAMRALGHEFKVGMASFFKDPDLDYGELKVLRNLRIDIFRFAPKHPHFCDVDFKEVREDCLKALRFIQEIFEGEEYDLLILDEINVALRDGFLTKEEIFTLLDKKPQHLELILTGRGATEALIAKADLATEMKKIKHPFDRGIKGRKGIEF is encoded by the coding sequence GTGAAGTTAAAACGGGGGTTGATTCAAATCTATACCGGTGATGGCAAGGGCAAGACAACCGCTGCCATTGGTCAGGCGATGAGGGCCCTGGGGCACGAATTCAAGGTCGGTATGGCGAGTTTTTTTAAGGATCCCGATTTGGATTATGGCGAGCTCAAGGTTCTAAGAAATTTGAGGATAGACATTTTCCGCTTTGCACCAAAACATCCACATTTTTGTGATGTGGATTTCAAAGAGGTGCGGGAGGATTGTTTAAAGGCTCTCCGTTTTATCCAAGAGATTTTTGAGGGGGAAGAATATGATCTACTGATTTTGGACGAAATAAATGTAGCCTTGCGTGATGGGTTCCTGACCAAAGAGGAGATATTTACTCTCTTGGATAAGAAGCCTCAACATCTTGAGCTCATTTTAACTGGCAGGGGAGCTACGGAGGCTCTCATTGCCAAAGCCGATTTGGCGACCGAGATGAAGAAGATAAAGCACCCCTTTGATAGGGGGATAAAGGGAAGAAAAGGAATAGAGTTTTGA
- the cbiB gene encoding adenosylcobinamide-phosphate synthase CbiB, producing the protein MVGKIILAFLLDLLLGDPPRVPHPVKAMGRLITSFEGLLRKFARGKGEYLAGFFLTFTVVSIAYVVALLVLILTNQISNWLKVIIEIYLLYTVLATKDLSREAICVSHLLSKDLDAARKRLSHLVGRDTENLGEKEILRATVESVAENITDGVIAPLFYAFLGGPALAIAYKAINTLDSMVGYGNDDYRRFGWSSARLDDLANFIPARITGFLFPIACLLLGKDARSCALIMLRDSRKHLSPNAGIPEAAMAGALGVRLGGVNFYQGISNFRPFMGNAKVEISLKHIREATAILYMVTFLSLLLGAVIYLAVG; encoded by the coding sequence ATGGTCGGGAAGATAATTTTGGCTTTTCTTTTGGATTTACTTTTGGGCGATCCTCCCAGAGTGCCACATCCGGTCAAGGCAATGGGGAGGCTAATCACCTCGTTTGAAGGATTGTTGCGGAAGTTTGCTCGAGGCAAGGGGGAGTACCTTGCGGGTTTTTTCCTCACCTTCACCGTTGTTTCAATTGCTTACGTGGTTGCTCTTCTAGTTCTCATTTTGACCAATCAGATTTCAAACTGGCTAAAGGTGATCATAGAAATTTACCTGCTTTACACAGTATTGGCCACCAAGGATTTATCCAGAGAGGCGATTTGTGTGAGTCATTTGTTATCAAAGGATTTGGACGCTGCTCGGAAGCGTCTATCTCACCTCGTGGGGAGGGATACGGAAAACCTCGGTGAGAAGGAGATCCTTCGGGCCACGGTTGAAAGCGTGGCCGAAAATATCACCGATGGGGTTATAGCTCCGTTATTTTATGCATTTCTGGGGGGTCCTGCCTTGGCCATCGCCTATAAAGCGATAAATACCTTGGATTCCATGGTGGGTTATGGAAACGATGACTATCGCAGATTTGGTTGGTCTTCAGCTAGGCTTGATGATCTGGCAAATTTCATTCCCGCTCGAATAACCGGATTTTTATTTCCCATCGCCTGTCTGCTTTTGGGTAAGGATGCTCGATCCTGCGCCTTGATAATGCTTCGAGATTCGAGAAAGCATTTGAGTCCGAATGCCGGCATCCCGGAAGCGGCTATGGCGGGGGCCCTCGGCGTCCGGCTGGGTGGAGTGAACTTTTATCAAGGTATATCCAATTTTCGTCCCTTTATGGGAAATGCAAAAGTGGAAATTTCGCTTAAGCATATACGCGAGGCAACGGCGATCCTATATATGGTTACCTTCCTTTCACTATTATTGGGAGCAGTCATTTATTTGGCCGTTGGGTAG
- the cobD gene encoding threonine-phosphate decarboxylase CobD, translated as MKGFKREHGGNRLEVAWAHGHSLDQLIDFSANINPFGPPPSVFESIRENLSEVAHYPDHESRGLKEALAEYLSVKPSSIILGNGSVELIYLLTNYFRPRFAIIPAPTFCEYELAIKAVGGEVIHIRLEKEDGFTIHINEILEVLPRVQMVFLCNPNNPTGNLFAKEDLLQILERADELKVVFILDEAYMDFVEERERFSLIREVEKRENIFVLGSLTKFFALAGLRVGYAVANSRFVGELNFIKNPWNINCFAQVAGVSALRDIEFMKRSRIKIRENGHHLFMALSGINGLKPYPPQANFMLVEIKHWVWDSKKLQNELARRRLLIRDCESFRGLGKGFIRLAIRTREENEKLIDALKEILSS; from the coding sequence ATGAAGGGATTTAAGAGGGAACATGGTGGAAACAGATTGGAAGTCGCTTGGGCTCATGGTCACTCGCTTGACCAATTAATCGATTTCAGTGCCAATATCAATCCCTTTGGTCCTCCGCCTTCAGTCTTTGAGAGCATTAGAGAGAATTTATCTGAGGTTGCTCATTATCCGGATCACGAGTCCAGGGGGTTGAAGGAGGCTTTGGCGGAGTACCTTTCGGTCAAGCCTAGTAGCATAATTTTGGGTAACGGATCTGTGGAACTGATTTACCTTTTGACCAATTATTTTCGTCCTCGATTTGCAATAATTCCCGCTCCCACATTCTGCGAGTACGAATTAGCTATCAAAGCCGTAGGCGGAGAGGTAATTCACATTCGGCTCGAGAAGGAAGATGGCTTTACCATCCACATCAACGAGATTTTGGAAGTTCTTCCGAGGGTGCAAATGGTTTTCCTTTGTAATCCCAACAATCCCACGGGAAATCTATTTGCGAAGGAGGATTTACTCCAGATTTTGGAAAGAGCAGATGAACTCAAGGTCGTATTCATCTTGGATGAAGCTTATATGGACTTCGTCGAGGAAAGAGAGAGATTCTCTCTGATCAGGGAAGTAGAAAAGAGAGAGAACATTTTTGTGCTGGGTTCGTTAACGAAGTTTTTTGCTTTGGCTGGCTTGAGAGTGGGATATGCCGTGGCGAATTCCAGGTTCGTGGGTGAATTGAATTTCATCAAAAATCCGTGGAATATAAACTGTTTTGCTCAGGTCGCCGGCGTTTCTGCTCTTAGGGATATCGAGTTCATGAAGCGAAGTAGGATCAAAATTCGGGAGAATGGGCACCATCTGTTCATGGCTTTGTCGGGGATAAATGGTCTTAAACCCTATCCCCCGCAGGCAAATTTCATGCTGGTGGAGATCAAGCATTGGGTTTGGGATTCAAAGAAACTTCAGAACGAGTTGGCGAGGAGGCGCCTTTTAATCCGCGATTGTGAATCCTTCCGAGGCCTTGGCAAGGGGTTTATCCGCTTGGCGATTCGAACTCGCGAGGAGAACGAAAAATTGATCGATGCTCTTAAGGAGATATTAAGTTCATAG